One Suncus etruscus isolate mSunEtr1 chromosome 13, mSunEtr1.pri.cur, whole genome shotgun sequence genomic region harbors:
- the POFUT2 gene encoding GDP-fucose protein O-fucosyltransferase 2 isoform X2: MAALAVPSSALPLLLLCAASWPPAAATGEEFWPGQSAAGLLSGVAARRRYLLYDVNPPEGFNLRRDVYIRVASLLKTLLKAEEEWALVLPPWGRLYHWQSPDIRQVRIPWADFFDLPSLGRNIPVLEYEQFIAESGGPFIDQVFVLQGYSEGWKEGAWEEKFDPRPCIDPPLYSQDKHQYYRGWFWGYEETRGLNVSCLSVQGSASIIAPLLLRNTSARSVMLDRAENLLHDHYGGKEYWDTRRSMVFAKHLRAVGDEFRSRFLNSSDLADSVPFQEDWTQMKVQLGSARGGPYLGVHLRRKDFIWGHRKDVPSLVGAVKQIHHLLRTYGLSQVFVATDAIPHEVEELRRLLPEMVRFEPTWGELELYKDGGVAIIDQWVCAHARVFIGTSLSTFSFRIHEEREILGFDPKTTYNRFCGDQEDACEQPTHWKVVY, encoded by the exons ATGGCGGCGCTGGCCGTCCCGTCGTCCgcgctgccgctgctgctgctgtgcGCGGCGTCCTGGCCGCCCGCCGCCGCGACGGGCGAGGAGTTCTGGCCGGGCCAGTCGGCGGCCGGCCTGCTCTCGGGGGTGGCGGCCCGCAGGCG CTACCTCCTGTACGACGTGAACCCGCCCGAGGGCTTCAACCTGCGCCGGGACGTCTACATCCGAGTGGCCTCGCTGCTGAAGACGCTGCTGAAGGCGGAGGAGGAGTGGGCGCTGGTGCTGCCGCCCTGGGGCCGCCTCTACCACTGGCAGAGCCCAGACATCCGCCAGGTCCGCATCCCCTGGGCCGACTTCTTCGACCTGCCCAGCCTGGGCCGGAACATCCCCGTCCTGGAGTACGAACAGTTCATCGCAG AGTCGGGCGGGCCCTTCATCGATCAGGTGTTCGTACTCCAGGGCTACTCCGAAGGCTGGAAGGAAGGAGCCTGGGAGGAGAAGTTCGACCCCCGGCCCTGCATCGACCCGCCTCTGTACTCGCAGGACAAGCACCAGTACTACAG AGGCTGGTTTTGGGGCTACGAAGAGACGAGGGGCCTGAATGTCTCCTGCCTGTCGGTCCAGGGGTCTGCGTCCATCATCGCCCCCTTGCTCCTGAGAAACACATCCGCACG GTCAGTGATGCTGGACCGGGCGGAGAACCTGCTCCATGACCACTATGGCGGCAAAGAGTACTGGGAT ACCCGGCGCAGCATGGTGTTCGCCAAGCACTTGCGGGCTGTGGGAGATGAGTTCCGGAGTCGCTTCCTCAACTCCTCTGACCTGGCAGACAGCGTCCCCTTCCAGGAGGACTGGACCCAGATGAAG GTCCAGCTGGGCTCGGCGCGGGGAGGCCCGTACCTGGGTGTCCACCTGCGGCGGAAGGACTTCATCTGGGGCCACAGGAAGGATGTGCCCAGCTTGGTGGGCGCCGTGAAACAGATCCACCACCTCCTGAGGACGTACGGGCTGAGCCAAGTGTTCGTGGCCACGGACGCCATCCCACACG AGGTGGAGGAGCTGAGGCGGTTGCTGCCCGAGATGGTGCGGTTCGAGCCCACGTGGGGCGAGCTGGAGCTGTATAAGGACGGCGGCGTGGCCATCATCGACCAGTGGGTCTGCGCCCACGCCAG GGTCTTCATCGGCACCTCGCTGTCCACCTTCTCCTTCCGGATCCACGAGGAGCGGGAGATCCTGGGCTTCGACCCTAAGACCACATACAACCGTTTCTGTGGGGACCAGGAGGACGCGTGCGAGCAGCCCACGCACTGGAAGGTCGTGTACTGA
- the POFUT2 gene encoding GDP-fucose protein O-fucosyltransferase 2 isoform X1, giving the protein MAALAVPSSALPLLLLCAASWPPAAATGEEFWPGQSAAGLLSGVAARRRYLLYDVNPPEGFNLRRDVYIRVASLLKTLLKAEEEWALVLPPWGRLYHWQSPDIRQVRIPWADFFDLPSLGRNIPVLEYEQFIAESGGPFIDQVFVLQGYSEGWKEGAWEEKFDPRPCIDPPLYSQDKHQYYRGWFWGYEETRGLNVSCLSVQGSASIIAPLLLRNTSARSVMLDRAENLLHDHYGGKEYWDTRRSMVFAKHLRAVGDEFRSRFLNSSDLADSVPFQEDWTQMKVQLGSARGGPYLGVHLRRKDFIWGHRKDVPSLVGAVKQIHHLLRTYGLSQVFVATDAIPHGTRLVPHARVFPVLPTPRVPAQHPFPLPAEVEELRRLLPEMVRFEPTWGELELYKDGGVAIIDQWVCAHARVFIGTSLSTFSFRIHEEREILGFDPKTTYNRFCGDQEDACEQPTHWKVVY; this is encoded by the exons ATGGCGGCGCTGGCCGTCCCGTCGTCCgcgctgccgctgctgctgctgtgcGCGGCGTCCTGGCCGCCCGCCGCCGCGACGGGCGAGGAGTTCTGGCCGGGCCAGTCGGCGGCCGGCCTGCTCTCGGGGGTGGCGGCCCGCAGGCG CTACCTCCTGTACGACGTGAACCCGCCCGAGGGCTTCAACCTGCGCCGGGACGTCTACATCCGAGTGGCCTCGCTGCTGAAGACGCTGCTGAAGGCGGAGGAGGAGTGGGCGCTGGTGCTGCCGCCCTGGGGCCGCCTCTACCACTGGCAGAGCCCAGACATCCGCCAGGTCCGCATCCCCTGGGCCGACTTCTTCGACCTGCCCAGCCTGGGCCGGAACATCCCCGTCCTGGAGTACGAACAGTTCATCGCAG AGTCGGGCGGGCCCTTCATCGATCAGGTGTTCGTACTCCAGGGCTACTCCGAAGGCTGGAAGGAAGGAGCCTGGGAGGAGAAGTTCGACCCCCGGCCCTGCATCGACCCGCCTCTGTACTCGCAGGACAAGCACCAGTACTACAG AGGCTGGTTTTGGGGCTACGAAGAGACGAGGGGCCTGAATGTCTCCTGCCTGTCGGTCCAGGGGTCTGCGTCCATCATCGCCCCCTTGCTCCTGAGAAACACATCCGCACG GTCAGTGATGCTGGACCGGGCGGAGAACCTGCTCCATGACCACTATGGCGGCAAAGAGTACTGGGAT ACCCGGCGCAGCATGGTGTTCGCCAAGCACTTGCGGGCTGTGGGAGATGAGTTCCGGAGTCGCTTCCTCAACTCCTCTGACCTGGCAGACAGCGTCCCCTTCCAGGAGGACTGGACCCAGATGAAG GTCCAGCTGGGCTCGGCGCGGGGAGGCCCGTACCTGGGTGTCCACCTGCGGCGGAAGGACTTCATCTGGGGCCACAGGAAGGATGTGCCCAGCTTGGTGGGCGCCGTGAAACAGATCCACCACCTCCTGAGGACGTACGGGCTGAGCCAAGTGTTCGTGGCCACGGACGCCATCCCACACGGTACCCGCCTGGTACCCCACGCCCGTGTCTTCCCCGTCCTACCCACGCCCAGGGTCCCTGCTCAGcaccccttcccccttcctgcaGAGGTGGAGGAGCTGAGGCGGTTGCTGCCCGAGATGGTGCGGTTCGAGCCCACGTGGGGCGAGCTGGAGCTGTATAAGGACGGCGGCGTGGCCATCATCGACCAGTGGGTCTGCGCCCACGCCAG GGTCTTCATCGGCACCTCGCTGTCCACCTTCTCCTTCCGGATCCACGAGGAGCGGGAGATCCTGGGCTTCGACCCTAAGACCACATACAACCGTTTCTGTGGGGACCAGGAGGACGCGTGCGAGCAGCCCACGCACTGGAAGGTCGTGTACTGA